Proteins co-encoded in one Juglans regia cultivar Chandler chromosome 16, Walnut 2.0, whole genome shotgun sequence genomic window:
- the LOC109007585 gene encoding E3 ubiquitin-protein ligase SINAT5-like, producing MDLDNIECVSSSDLDEDEIHHHQQQHHGLHPHPHHHSEFSSSRPRNGNNVNSINIVGPTVIAPATSVHELLECPVCTNSMYPPIHQCHNGHTLCSTCKTRVHNRCPTCRQELGDIRCLALEKVAESLELPCKYYSLGCPEIFPYYSKLKHEAMCNFRPYNCPYAGSECSVVGDIPFLVAHLRDDHKVDMHTGCTFNHRYVKSNPREVENATWMLTVFHCFGQYFCLHFEAFQLGMAPVYMAFLRFMGDENEARNYTYSLEVGANGRKLIWEGTPRSIRDSHRKVRDSHDGLIIQRNMALFFSGGDRKELKLRVTGRIWKEQQNSDAGACIPNLCS from the exons ATGGATTTGGACAATATTGAGTGCGTTTCGTCATCGGATTTGGATGAGGATGAgatccaccaccaccagcaaCAGCACCATGGTCTTCATCCACATCCTCACCATCACTCCGAATTTTCTTCCTCCAGGCCTCGCAATGGCAACAACGTTAATAGCATTAACATTGTGGGTCCCACGGTGATTGCACCGGCCACCAGCGTCCACGAATTGCTTGAATGCCCTGTCTGTACCAATTCCATGTACCCACCAATCCACCAG TGCCACAATGGACACACTCTCTGCTCTACCTGTAAAACGAGGGTACATAACCGGTGCCCCACTTGTAGACAAGAGCTTGGAGACATTAGGTGTTTAGCCTTGGAGAAGGTGGCCGAGTCACTTGAACTACCTTGCAAGTATTACTCCTTGGGATGCCCAGAAATATTTCCTTACTACAGCAAGCTGAAACATGAGGCAATGTGTAACTTCAGACCATATAATTGCCCATATGCTGGATCAGAGTGCTCTGTTGTTGGGGATATCCCTTTCCTCGTTGCTCATTTGAGGGATGATCACAAGGTGGACATGCACACAGGATGCACATTCAACCATCGTTACGTGAAGTCCAATCCGCGGGAAGTAGAGAATGCCACTTGGATGCTCACA gtttttcaTTGTTTCGGTCAATACTTCTGCCTTCACTTTGAAGCCTTCCAGCTTGGCATGGCCCCTGTTTACATGGCATTCCTCCGTTTCATGGGTGATGAAAACGAGGCTCGGAACTATACTTATAGCCTTGAGGTTGGGGCAAATGGCAGGAAACTCATATGGGAAGGTACACCACGAAGTATCCGAGATAGCCACCGGAAGGTCAGGGACAGCCATGATGGTCTCATTATCCAAAGAAACATGGCTCTCTTCTTCTCTGGTGGGGATAGAAAAGAGCTGAAGCTGAGAGTTACTGGAAGAATATGGAAGGAACAACAAAATTCAGATGCCGGTGCGTGCATACCGAACCTCTGTAGCTGA